From one Mesoplodon densirostris isolate mMesDen1 chromosome 19, mMesDen1 primary haplotype, whole genome shotgun sequence genomic stretch:
- the FXYD5 gene encoding FXYD domain-containing ion transport regulator 5 isoform X2 — protein MSPFGRLCLLVFAGLILPTRGQTLEEATSITLADPVTENVQVLTPAPDTVHPELQPTPQTSTLQAEATPNQMEMHTQQPTEMDVLLTTGPGTDKSRTQGPTPPKTRLPGKNVKRDPALRQTGSSEDDPFSYDESTLRKRGLLVAAVLFITGIVILTSGKCRQLPRLCWSHDR, from the exons ATGTCGCCCTTTGGTCGCCTGTGTCTCCTGGTCTTCGCTGGCCTGATTCTCCCCACCAGAG GACAGACATTGGAGGAGGCCACATCCATTACTCTAGCAGACCCAGTCACTGAGAACGTTCAGGTCCTGACTCCAGCCCCAG ACACCGTCCACCCAGAACTCCAGCCCACTCCTCAGACTTCAACCCTGCAGGCTG AAGCAACCCCAAACCAAATGGAGATGCACACCCAGCAACCGACGGAAATGGATGTGCTTCTAACAACAGGTCCGGGGACAGACAAGAGCAGGACGCAAG GCCCCACGCCCCCCAAGACCCGACTCCCAGGCAAAAACGTCAAGAGGGACCCCGCCCTCAGGCAGACTG GTTCAAGCGAGGACGACCCCTTCTCCTATG ACGAGAGCACCCTCCGGAAACGGGGGCTGTTGGTGGCAGCCGTGCTGTTCATCACCGGCATCGTCATCCTCACCA GTGGCAAGTGTAGGCAGTTGCCCCGGTTATGCTGGAGTCATGACAGATGA
- the FXYD5 gene encoding FXYD domain-containing ion transport regulator 5 isoform X3: MSPFGRLCLLVFAGLILPTRGQTLEEATSITLADPVTENVQVLTPAPDTVHPELQPTPQTSTLQAEATPNQMEMHTQQPTEMDVLLTTGPGTDKSRTQGSSEDDPFSYDESTLRKRGLLVAAVLFITGIVILTSWAQLDGSSGCSWIYSRV; the protein is encoded by the exons ATGTCGCCCTTTGGTCGCCTGTGTCTCCTGGTCTTCGCTGGCCTGATTCTCCCCACCAGAG GACAGACATTGGAGGAGGCCACATCCATTACTCTAGCAGACCCAGTCACTGAGAACGTTCAGGTCCTGACTCCAGCCCCAG ACACCGTCCACCCAGAACTCCAGCCCACTCCTCAGACTTCAACCCTGCAGGCTG AAGCAACCCCAAACCAAATGGAGATGCACACCCAGCAACCGACGGAAATGGATGTGCTTCTAACAACAGGTCCGGGGACAGACAAGAGCAGGACGCAAG GTTCAAGCGAGGACGACCCCTTCTCCTATG ACGAGAGCACCCTCCGGAAACGGGGGCTGTTGGTGGCAGCCGTGCTGTTCATCACCGGCATCGTCATCCTCACCA gctgggctcagctggacgGTTCTTCTGGTTGCAGCTGGATTTATTCACGCGTCTGA
- the FXYD5 gene encoding FXYD domain-containing ion transport regulator 5 isoform X1: MSPFGRLCLLVFAGLILPTRGQTLEEATSITLADPVTENVQVLTPAPDTVHPELQPTPQTSTLQAEATPNQMEMHTQQPTEMDVLLTTGPGTDKSRTQGPTPPKTRLPGKNVKRDPALRQTGSSEDDPFSYDESTLRKRGLLVAAVLFITGIVILTSWAQLDGSSGCSWIYSRV, encoded by the exons ATGTCGCCCTTTGGTCGCCTGTGTCTCCTGGTCTTCGCTGGCCTGATTCTCCCCACCAGAG GACAGACATTGGAGGAGGCCACATCCATTACTCTAGCAGACCCAGTCACTGAGAACGTTCAGGTCCTGACTCCAGCCCCAG ACACCGTCCACCCAGAACTCCAGCCCACTCCTCAGACTTCAACCCTGCAGGCTG AAGCAACCCCAAACCAAATGGAGATGCACACCCAGCAACCGACGGAAATGGATGTGCTTCTAACAACAGGTCCGGGGACAGACAAGAGCAGGACGCAAG GCCCCACGCCCCCCAAGACCCGACTCCCAGGCAAAAACGTCAAGAGGGACCCCGCCCTCAGGCAGACTG GTTCAAGCGAGGACGACCCCTTCTCCTATG ACGAGAGCACCCTCCGGAAACGGGGGCTGTTGGTGGCAGCCGTGCTGTTCATCACCGGCATCGTCATCCTCACCA gctgggctcagctggacgGTTCTTCTGGTTGCAGCTGGATTTATTCACGCGTCTGA
- the FXYD1 gene encoding phospholemman isoform X2, protein MASLSHILVLCVGLLAMVNAEVPQEHDPFTYDYQSLRIGGLIIAGILFILGILIILSRRCRCKFNQQQRTGEPDEEEGTFRSSIRLRPDSSCCSRAFTASASSRPLLRLGMATPTQVTTKVPQEPDPFYYDYDTVQTVGMTLATILFLLGILIIISKKVKCRKADSRSESPTCKSCKSELPSSARKPKRK, encoded by the exons ATGGCATCTCTCAGCCACATCTTGGTTCTTTGTGTGGGTCTCCTCGCCATGGTCAACGCAG aaGTGCCACAGGAACACGACCCATTCACCtatg ACTACCAGTCCCTGCGGATCGGAGGCCTCATCATCGCTGGGATCCTCTTCATCCTGGGCATACTCATCATCTTGA GCAGAAGATGCCGGTGCAAATTCAACCAGCAGCAGAG GACTGGCGAACCGGATGAAGAGGAGGGAACTTTCCGCAGCTCAATCCGCC TCCGTCCCGATTCCAGCTGCTGCAGCCGCGCCTTCACCGCCTCGGCATCCAGCCGCCCCCTGCTCCGGCTTGGCATGGCGACCCCGACCCAGGTCACCACAAAGG TTCCTCAGGAACCTGACCCATTTTACTACG ACTATGATACTGTCCAGACCGTGGGCATGACTCTGGCTACCATATTGTTCCTGCTGGGCATCCTCATCATCATCA GCAAGAAGGTGAAGTGCAGGAAGGCGGACTCCAGGTCTGAGAG CCCAACATGCAAATCCTGTAAGTCGGAGCTTCCCTCCTCAG CCAGGAAACCCAAGAGGAAATGA
- the FXYD1 gene encoding phospholemman isoform X3, with amino-acid sequence MASLSHILVLCVGLLAMVNAEVPQEHDPFTYDYQSLRIGGLIIAGILFILGILIILSRRCRCKFNQQQRTGEPDEEEGTFRSSIRLRPDSSCCSRAFTASASSRPLLRLGMATPTQVTTKVPQEPDPFYYDYDTVQTVGMTLATILFLLGILIIISKKVKCRKADSSPTCKSCKSELPSSAPGGGGV; translated from the exons ATGGCATCTCTCAGCCACATCTTGGTTCTTTGTGTGGGTCTCCTCGCCATGGTCAACGCAG aaGTGCCACAGGAACACGACCCATTCACCtatg ACTACCAGTCCCTGCGGATCGGAGGCCTCATCATCGCTGGGATCCTCTTCATCCTGGGCATACTCATCATCTTGA GCAGAAGATGCCGGTGCAAATTCAACCAGCAGCAGAG GACTGGCGAACCGGATGAAGAGGAGGGAACTTTCCGCAGCTCAATCCGCC TCCGTCCCGATTCCAGCTGCTGCAGCCGCGCCTTCACCGCCTCGGCATCCAGCCGCCCCCTGCTCCGGCTTGGCATGGCGACCCCGACCCAGGTCACCACAAAGG TTCCTCAGGAACCTGACCCATTTTACTACG ACTATGATACTGTCCAGACCGTGGGCATGACTCTGGCTACCATATTGTTCCTGCTGGGCATCCTCATCATCATCA GCAAGAAGGTGAAGTGCAGGAAGGCGGACTCCAG CCCAACATGCAAATCCTGTAAGTCGGAGCTTCCCTCCTCAG cccctggagGTGGCGGCGTGTAG
- the FXYD1 gene encoding phospholemman isoform X1 — protein sequence MASLSHILVLCVGLLAMVNAEVPQEHDPFTYDYQSLRIGGLIIAGILFILGILIILSRRCRCKFNQQQRTGEPDEEEGTFRSSIRLRPDSSCCSRAFTASASSRPLLRLGMATPTQVTTKVPQEPDPFYYDYDTVQTVGMTLATILFLLGILIIISKKVKCRKADSRSESPTCKSCKSELPSSAPGGGGV from the exons ATGGCATCTCTCAGCCACATCTTGGTTCTTTGTGTGGGTCTCCTCGCCATGGTCAACGCAG aaGTGCCACAGGAACACGACCCATTCACCtatg ACTACCAGTCCCTGCGGATCGGAGGCCTCATCATCGCTGGGATCCTCTTCATCCTGGGCATACTCATCATCTTGA GCAGAAGATGCCGGTGCAAATTCAACCAGCAGCAGAG GACTGGCGAACCGGATGAAGAGGAGGGAACTTTCCGCAGCTCAATCCGCC TCCGTCCCGATTCCAGCTGCTGCAGCCGCGCCTTCACCGCCTCGGCATCCAGCCGCCCCCTGCTCCGGCTTGGCATGGCGACCCCGACCCAGGTCACCACAAAGG TTCCTCAGGAACCTGACCCATTTTACTACG ACTATGATACTGTCCAGACCGTGGGCATGACTCTGGCTACCATATTGTTCCTGCTGGGCATCCTCATCATCATCA GCAAGAAGGTGAAGTGCAGGAAGGCGGACTCCAGGTCTGAGAG CCCAACATGCAAATCCTGTAAGTCGGAGCTTCCCTCCTCAG cccctggagGTGGCGGCGTGTAG